The genomic window ataataataataataataatacaagtaTAATTATAATACTGTTTAATTTGTCTGTTTAATTTTCTATGATTTAGCGAAAATTCACCGAAAATTGACGAATACATTACTTCATTTTTAGTTCGAAAGGGGCGGGATCATGGATAtgcacagccaatcagagacagatAAGAGCGGGTCCTGGCCTTCTGACATTGGTCAAACAAGTTTCTCACCCggaaataaaatgtgcattGCTTTTTcgttgtgattaaaaaaaaactaatgtaCAGTTCTCGAAGTACTCGAATCGTATAATatctacatatttatttatgattatttctTGACAAAATCGCGTCAAAGCCAAACAGCAGAGCTGCAACGAGATCGAGCCCGTTTAGTAAAAACACGCGTGGATGGATCCGAGTTAGCAGATCAGTAGTTGTTCATGTAAACGTGAAGGCTGTAGTTAGCTACCCACATGTTAACGTTCTAGTTCTGATTCAAACTCACCTGCTTCTTGTGTCCTGAAGATTAACCCCGCTTCTGGAAAATCCCGATCACCGGGAAACGCCATCCCTCCGATTCTGTGTTTACTTCAGGATGGTTTGACGTTACAGAGAAACTTGTCCTTAATGACCTTCTTCACTTCTAACGCAaccagtttcttttttttttttaataggtggtcaggaaacaaagaaaacctGCATTACCTGATATTTATTGTGCAGTTCCtgcaccttttttatttttttcacggTGCATTTTAATGCAGAGCAAAATATATCCCCTAATATCTGGATGAAATGCGTCACAACAgcgacactaacagacagaagATGGTATGGGACGCTCATTAGCATTAAAACGAcagcaaaaccaacaaaaactgGCCTCTACCTCCTCTGGAAACAATCTCGTTGTTAAATATTGTCTGTTTACAAGTGATTTGAATATGACAGGTTGCAGAAAATCGAAAAtctcattcctgctgtcagatTATTGTCACAGGTCATTTCATAAGGATAATATTTTAGGATAGAATATGAAGACTTCTTTCCCCTACTTCAGAACCTCATTGATTATTTATGATTAGTGATTTTTCAATCTACATTAGGATAAATGAATACAAGTCATTTCTCACcattttaattatattcatCATGAATATCAAAAACATATGTACATGAGAATTCTTGTTCTtgtaaacaatgtttttgtttgtactAATTTGTTCTCCTATCCATATTAAACACATCACCTTTTAATTAAAGTGTCACTACCAAAACGGAATGTCTCATAGAAAATGGTTGAACAATCATTTCACATTGTAATCTAGTATTTGTAGACACAACTCCAACACAACAAGAGCTGCATTCACTTCAACCAGGTTTGATGGAACATTTATTGCTGCCCAATCTAAGCAGTTTGAACatatttaaaaactttaaagaGGATTCAAAAGGAAGCTTAACTAATATTAAAGTGTCAGATCTGACTCAATGTAAACTTATTTAACCATGAATTAAAGGATCATGTCAGCTTTTCTTTACAGCTTTCTTGTGAGCACATCCATATGTGAACATGTGAACAATGATGTGCAAAAGCTGTAATGCTATGATATTACTTGTCCAGTGTGAATGTAGCTTCTTTTGCATCAAAGTGTCAAATAcccagaacaacacacacacacaaacacacacacaaacgagtCTTTATCGTTCCAGTGTCCCCATCAGAGGCTCCATAGCAGCGAGGAAGGAGGCGTCAAACTCCTGATCTGAGAAACGAGCCACTGACTGCCGAGCATTGCGTCTTATCTGCAGTCGGATGTTGGGCGGCAGCGACAGAATCCTGTCGATGGTTTCTGAGTAACTGTCCTCGTCTTGAGCTAAGAAACCTGTCTGGTCTCCACCAAAAGGTACGACAATGTCCAGCTTGGGGCCGCCAGACTTGTGTGCCAGAATGACCTTCCCTGCTGCCATACACTCCACAACACCTGGAGTGGACAAAGACACGTAaaatttataatataataaaagtaCAATTTTAAATGAGACATTCCAAGCATAATTACCTATTCCAAAGTGTTCATTCCACATGGTGTGCAGTCCAATGGTGGCTTCCCCCATTTCTCTCTTCAGCTCCTCAAAGGATATATTTAGTTTAAACTCCACTCTGTCAGCAACCCCCAGCTCCTGGCACAGTCCCCTCAACATGAGGACTCTATCCTCATCTTGTTGGTTCCTgcatccaccaatcagaactAATTTCAGTTCCCCCATGCCTCCAGCCTCCTCCCTTCGCCTGTCTAACACCTTCTTGAAAGCCCTGATCTGGAGCTGATGGTCCTTCTCCGGCCTGAACTGCCCAATGGAAACAATGGAGTGACATTTCTTGTCACCGTCCTCCTCCATCGGGATGTCAAGGAACGCAGTGACGTCACATGGTGGGTAAACCACAAGGGTGCGGTTGGGGGCACGCCACAGCGAAAGGATGTGTTCCAGGGTCCAGGAGGAGTTAACCATGATGAGGTCGCTGCAGGAACCGGCCATGCCGTAGAGCAGCGCAAACAGGCAGTAGTAAACGACCTTGAAGGCACTTAGGAACAGACTGTTCGAGACGAAGTTTGGGTTGTTGAACCTAGAACATTATCAGTTTGTGTTATTAGAGGAGATAGCAAGAAGCAGGTCTTAGTGTTGAATCCTACGATCACTTCTAAGTGTCCGACTGTAGTCTAAAAACATATCGTTACCAATAAAAGCACTGAAAGAATGTGTTACAGTTAAACAAATTACCTGGGGTTCCTTTCTCTCACTGCAGACAGCATGTCTGTGCTGATAGTTGGGTAGTGGACGTAACTTCCCACGCTGCAACCTCCCAAGTAGCGGAACAGGGGCAGAGTGAAGGCGTAGCCCATAGAGTCAATGTAGATGTCTGGGACAAATTCAGTCAGCGCCTCCCATCCTAGGAAGATGGAGCCCACACTTTGTCCCAGCAGGGTGAAGTGAGGAAACAGGCTGGGCTCCACAAGCAGCCGGTGCCTCAGGAACACAAACTGAACCGACCGCGGGAGCACGATGTTGAAACGACGTCTTGCCCCATCCAGGATTTGCTGCCCTGTCACTCCCTGGTCCCCCGTGTACACTATAAAGTTTGTGTCCATGTACCTGTGACCAAGATTTTAGATAATTTCTTTAATTGTATTTagacaatttttttcattctatACCGTTGTGATTCAGTTACCTTGTCTGTAGAGCTCTAATAGCGCACCAGAGCACCCTCTCTCCACCGCCACCAGCATTGCAGTAGGGATGGAAGAAAGCGATCGTGGGACGGCCGTCCCTTGCTCGTTGGGCATTCCTTCTGCTCTGAAGCCAAAAGCGCACCGCGCGCACTAGCAGGACCAGGACACCAAtcagcaacaaacacaaaaacagaagtggCAGCAGCAACTTCCAAAGTAACCTGAAACAAAGATAGTGATGCAACACATTAAATCAGGGCTAAATTAGTCAGCACATTTTAGTTACAAAGAATTAAAGAAAGTAACCTGCAAGATATAAACTTAAAAAACAGCGAACATCACCTGCTCATCTCATTTGACCAtttacatatattatatatgattTTATTGAGTTGCTGTGTCTTCATGACACTTTTTACACATCTGTCTTCATGTTAGAGGGATCTGAGGCTCTTCCTCTGGTTTCTTCCCATTTTATAAACTGTGACCATCACCATCATTCATTTCTTTGAAATCAATGAAGTGAACCATTAGaacaaaacaccaacaaacGTGCTAGAAGTATTATTGTAATATTATTAGCGCATTGTGTATTATAAAAAGGTACTATTTAACCGCTTTGGTGCACAATGCATCAATGCAATCATTGTAAACTCagatttatattaatattacttTCAGCAACGTGCAATAAAGGCAGCCTAGAATAACATGTTTAACTTTTCTCATTAATTTCAATAATAAAGCTTGTTTTTCATCGTTCCAGACAATCTGGAATTCATTATTAATGCACCAGACCACAAAAATACGCAGTATTTGAAAGCTAGCTAGCTGGCTAACTAGCCTGTGATGTGGTCTGATTTTACCAATAATAACGTGTCAATTTACCACCAGAGGAGCAacgaaaatacaataaaatgtcacaaatgaCTTAAGATTACACGTCAGCATTAACTGCTGgtgtttcatgtgtttattcttaaaataaaatacattttacctTGTTAattcacacaaacagagagCCAGCTGATCGTGTCCCGACATCTTGCCAAGTGAACGATAACACGACATCTCCGCTCAAAGCTTCTTCGTCTGTCTGCCTGCGGTCTGAGGGTTTGTCTGCTCCCCCTCCCGGTGAGGAGGTGTTACTACAAAGACTTCAAAGGCCTCAGTTAGTATTACAAAGACTTCAGGTTGTACTACAAAGAAAAGTTATtactacatcacacacacacgcacacaaagggCATGCAAAGGGTTCAGGGGGGACATacaacatattttcttttttctagaGGGCAATAACAGAAAATAGTTTAGAAGTATTGGTGTAAGCCAACATATTAGTAGTTACACTGATGGGCCATAGTAGTAGGAAAGGCCTAGGAAAAGTAGGAAAGTCAAGGCCTGGGAATGTATTACAGTATCTATTatttaattacatcctgcttcaaagcgatggtgtattgtaattgtcagtgtttgtccgtccgtttgtatgtccaccaaatatcttcgcaaccattgcggATAAGACacgtgaaacaaaaagcacattactcaggtagcaaaggggacgaaaatgagatgacgaccttgactgtgagaaaattaggtcaaggtcaaatacccatacttaactaggcctgtttttATGTCTatacctatttatgattttatatttttatattcttgatgtgttatttattaatctttctatttggtgttgtactactttctatgtgatggtgctttctgtgtgctttttctgtgttttgtgtactcactgtgacgtgtgagacagagaaattaatttccctgacggaatctccttaaggaataaataaagttatactctactctatactctactctactcaggaactggataagatagaaagacgagggaggccagcgtaagaccatagatcacagatagtgctttgatctacgtatgacagtaggtcagaacactagctttgatctttgacctatgcgagtaggtcagggtaaaagtttgatttcaggggtgtcgcgggatgttgcagtctatgactgccttggttgtagtttGTTTAGCAATGATACAATGTCTAATTACAACACTAAAAAGGCTATCGCTAAAACATCACCAGGAGGTTTGTGCAAAGTCACAAGTTAGTTTTTCTGCCATGATGTTTAATCATGAAGTTacagtattaatattaattatttccAGATCTTTTCTAACATGGAGTCATGAACGTTTTTTATAATAAATCTTAACAGGACTTGATAAATGCTTTATTGGATGCGAAAATAAGTGTCTAAAGATACAAGTGGGCCTGATAGacaaaaactaggtcaatgtgaGCAAGCACATATGAAAAAtcagtacagtaaaaataaggAAATGAGAGACACACCATAAGCTTATCGCTTCTGGTCTGCTTTTACAAGTTGGAAAACAAAATTCAGATGCTAGATATGAGATTTCAAAACACCTCTAAGATGTTAAGTATTGTTGacttaacattaatattaagacatgtgaaaaataaatgatgtccTTTGCAACCCAACTGAGATGAAAAgaatttaattactttaatttaatttttgtttttaaattaaattaaataaccaAGGACGTGTAAAAAGCTAAGGCAATCAAAAAATGAGTGAATGGCAGcagagataaaataaataagtctgGATCTCCCTGTCTGGGAAGAAGGAGCTCTATGAGGGACAAAGTGTGTTGTTAGGGGTCGTTGGATCTGCCAGCTCATTATAAAAGTTTTCAATCTGCTCCTTGTACATCTTCACCACCACTGGCCTCTTTAGCTTCATGCTAGGACCTGTTGAACAAGATAAATAATTCAGGTCATAGGTCAAATTATAAGTGAACCAATTAtttattggttggttggttacaCTATACTCATTTTTTTGAGTAGTCTTGAGtgtgaaaatgcattttttgtaGTTCAGTATTATTTCAATTATCAGCCACTGCTATAAATTCAGAAATTTATTCTATGTAATTATTCCAAAAATGAAAATCCATGTTTCATTCCAGTGCCACTCACCGAATTCCCTTCCTGATATGGAGAAATCCCGATCCAGAATGACCCACTTTTGAATACGCTGAGCATTGGAGGTTGACTTCTCATTAACTTGGTTGATTCCTTCCTGAATGGCAGCATAGATCACTTCATCTCGACTTCCTACGATCTCTGAGACTCGTGTGGCATTGCTGCCCAGCTTCTGACAGATCTTTATAGCTTCTGGAGGGACTCCTCTAAAACACATAGTCATGTTTCAAAATGGACATTTCAAGATAGTGCTGCTAAGGGGGCGTATCACTGACACTTCATTGATCACCAGACTTTCATGTTGGTTTTATAAAACCAAGCACATGTTGGGACATTCATGATACTTGATGAGGGAATGTAGCAAAGAAGAACTTTTTTGGGTAGATTCAAAAAACAATAATCACATTACCGCTGCTATAAATCTGGACCCTGGTCAGAGTCTGTAAACTTACCTTGATGGTGAGCAGCATAGACAGAAACCTCCTCTTGTCTCCGATCAGCATGGCGTTGCTGATGAGTGGCAGGGCCTCCTTCACTGCATCCTCAATAACAGGAGGAATGTTCTCTCCTCCTGCGGTGATGATCAGCTCTGAAATCAACAGAAATGCACCCACTGGTTCAGTAAAAATCTGAGGATAGCCTTTTGTCTTGGCCAAACAGGAATAAAGAATTCAGACCTTTAATTCATCCAGTGACAAAGAGGAATCCGTCCTTGTCATGTTTGCCCAGGTCACCAGAGTGCAGCCATCCCTCTGCATCCAGAGTCTCCTCAGTCTTTTCGGGCATGTTGAAGTAACCCAGAAACAGATCTCGCCGATTCCATCTTTGTCAGGGTTGTGTAGCTTTGTCTCGCACCCAGGAAGTTCTTTACCACAACTGTAAGACAaaatggaaattttaaaaatggaaatttgcCACCAAATATATGGTATGACATGTCAAACTGAAtttgacaagaaaaaagaaatcacctggtgatcttgaaaaacaaaagaatctaCTATTTCATGTCTGTATGAAAACCATGGCCATAAATAGGATTCATGTGAAGGCTTTGCAGTAAACAATGTCCGATTTACTTTTCGTCTAACCTTCAGTGCATCTGGCTGAGCGAAGCACGTCTTTCCTCCGACTTTCATGATGATCCAGATGTCGATCATCTGTGCTGCGACGTGGCTGAGTGGCAGGTAGCTCACCACCACCTCCTGAGCTCGAGGGGCTTCTGTCAGATTTGCGTGGCGGCTGACACACAGTGCAGTCCAGGTTAcctgaggagaaagaagaagacatgtgGTTCATGTGATTGCCTCTTTATGTGAAGTGAAATACTTTTAGAAGAGACCAAGAATGACCCAGAATGAATGCCTAGTAACTGatttcacaaaatataaaaacctTGTCTAGCCATGTGGATTATCTTGCGCTGGCAACCCTCTAAGCTAATGAGCACATCAGTACATTTTTTCAATCCCTCAAGTATCATTTGTTGCGCCATACCTAAGTAGAAACCTAGGagcaaaaaatgtttcacatctcTTACATTATCATGGCTGAGCATGACTCCTTTGGGCTGTGCTGTGGTTCCTGAGGTGTAGATGAGCATGCAGCATTGGTTGGGCTTCTGGCTGGAGATGACAGCATCAAGTGGTTCCTCAGGCTCATCACGGCCGAGCTTCATGAACTCAGCCCActgcagtacacacacacacacacacacacacacacacacacacacacacacacacacacacacacacacacacacacacacacacacacacacacacacacacacacacacacacacacacacacacacacacacacaaacgtcccTGACGAGATGTCGACTGGCTGAAATGAATCTTTCATATTTCTCACATGCACATCATATGCTTACTGAATATAGATTTGGTCTCTTCTCCTTTGGTACATCTTTGTACTGGATAATTGTGTTGTAGCTGGTCTTCAACCTGtcagcaaacaaaataaaacacaaatacataatGGATCGCTCACAGGTACTGTGAAAGTGGTTGAGTGTGCTGATTTCTCGTATCTCAACTACACAATTGAAATTCATTCTATCTCACCTCAAGGATCTTCTGTATTTGTTCGTTGTCCTCCACCACGATGATGTTGGCCTGGGAGTTTTCAGCTACGTATTTGCACGCTTCAGCAGAGTTGGTGGTGTAGATCCCCACAGCCAACCCACTGCAACACATATGACATGTCTGATTTAACATCGTCTCCCCAACGACCCTCCAGGTTATAGGATAGGCTAGGATAGTCTATTGTGTGCACGTTTACAGATCCCCATCGGAAACTTGTACATGTTATGTAAGCGATGgctactttttatttattcattccacCTGTTTGCCCCTTGCAATTGCTATGCACCCCCTGTGGGGGCACCATCCCCCTTTGGGAACCATTATTGTATTGGACTTCATTTAAACTCTCCCCTAGAGATAAATTATGTATTCTGGAAGGCCTTGAATCAATAAATCTGCACCTAAATTTGGAAATAAATGTGGACAAAAAGACTTCCCCTGCCAGGGTGGCTCCAATGTCAGCGATGAACCACTGAACAGAGTTGAACCTAAGGATGCCGACCCCATGGAACCGCTGCAAGCCGAGCTGTATAGAAAAAACACCTATGtttaaatgtatgtttaaaGCTGCACATAAATAATAGTGGCCTATTTGTACACCTTCATCAACAGTCATACCTCTAAAAAATTCTATTTTGGATTAGTTCTTGTGCTGTTGCACAGCGCTGATAGCATCATGATGTTGTTGCGTTGATCAAATCTGCCCCAATAGCAGATTGAGTCATACCACCTAATTCCTTGATCCTGcaaggaggcatcctaaccaaaTGCAtgaaaccacctcaactgactcctctCAGTATAGAGGGAGAGTGATTTTACTGTGGGGTCCTTTGGACAAAGCCCATCCCAGCCATTTGAATCCACAATGTTGTTCTTTGGTCATTGCCTCAAACatatgaccataggtgagggcagaaATGAAAATCAAGCAATAAAATTGTGGCGtactctgcagtgcactggcgtcgtgcttggagtgtcccccgcttcTCACGGAACAagtcagctgtgataggctccagcaatccctTTGACCCGTAATACGCAGAATAAGCTCCAATCCTATTACTAAAGATGCTGCCAACATTAGTTCATCTATCTCTGATTTGCTACCCGCTGATTATCATCTTAGACATTTCATATTTCCTGAAAATCATCCCAAAGGCAGACTGAGGTTCCAGTGGGATGAAGCTAACAGGACCACATTGGCCCGAAAAGCAGACATGACCCTGAGCCCCGATGTACATCTAAAATTCTGTCCACAATAATCAGGAACAgattttccatgtattttttgtgaaaacaaacgtataatcgagaacgtaAGCTGAGGTATACCTGTAGTCAAATTGTTTGATCATTTCATGCATGTGACTCTTTGTAGTGGATACTGAAAAGATTAAAACAAGCAAATCACCTTCAGGAAGCTTTGGGAACTGTGCGGCAGGCCTGGTAGTATTCCTTATAGGTCAGGCTACTCCATTTTGTTCCTACTTTccaactgagagctgtgtgGTTGCCATAGTTCTCCATGGATGATGTAAACATGTCATGAATGGTAATAGATGTTTCAGCAGACACCTCAGAATCACCAATTATTAACTTCACATCTCCATCCTTCTGAGATGTTGACAGGGAAGGTTGTATTGCTGCTGGCATCAACAGGGAAAATGGAAAGCATTTAGCAAAAGGTGACCAAAGGACcaaaaaagttgatttatttGTGGGCAATGAAAGCTAACCACTAACAGACAGGTATCAGGAATATATCTCAATctcaaaaataatatatttttagagAACTTTCTTTGACAAAGCCACAATTGAAAGCACAATGTAAAATGTATCCTGAGAGAAATTGCCAGATTAGAGTAGTATATCTcacaaaacatgaataaacaatTACAGAATAAATTACAGAGGTGCATGCTTCATATCAACAACGCCTTCTT from Antennarius striatus isolate MH-2024 chromosome 24, ASM4005453v1, whole genome shotgun sequence includes these protein-coding regions:
- the alg11 gene encoding GDP-Man:Man(3)GlcNAc(2)-PP-Dol alpha-1,2-mannosyltransferase produces the protein MSGHDQLALCLCELTRLLWKLLLPLLFLCLLLIGVLVLLVRAVRFWLQSRRNAQRARDGRPTIAFFHPYCNAGGGGERVLWCAIRALQTRYMDTNFIVYTGDQGVTGQQILDGARRRFNIVLPRSVQFVFLRHRLLVEPSLFPHFTLLGQSVGSIFLGWEALTEFVPDIYIDSMGYAFTLPLFRYLGGCSVGSYVHYPTISTDMLSAVRERNPRFNNPNFVSNSLFLSAFKVVYYCLFALLYGMAGSCSDLIMVNSSWTLEHILSLWRAPNRTLVVYPPCDVTAFLDIPMEEDGDKKCHSIVSIGQFRPEKDHQLQIRAFKKVLDRRREEAGGMGELKLVLIGGCRNQQDEDRVLMLRGLCQELGVADRVEFKLNISFEELKREMGEATIGLHTMWNEHFGIGVVECMAAGKVILAHKSGGPKLDIVVPFGGDQTGFLAQDEDSYSETIDRILSLPPNIRLQIRRNARQSVARFSDQEFDASFLAAMEPLMGTLER